A window from Bacteroidia bacterium encodes these proteins:
- a CDS encoding GNAT family N-acetyltransferase has protein sequence METMADLQLRAVEPGDANQLLAWENDLDHWQVSGTQIPYSLESIYQFIENQQSDIYISKQVRLIMDLNGKAIGCIDLFEFDPSNYRAGVGILVDKAERGKGYGLKALLGLETYAKRLHLHQLYAHIGKSNSSSINLFIKAGFQPSGELIDWIKTSKSWENAILMQKILE, from the coding sequence ATGGAAACTATGGCAGATTTACAATTAAGGGCAGTGGAGCCTGGAGATGCTAATCAGTTACTTGCCTGGGAAAATGATTTGGATCATTGGCAGGTTAGTGGAACCCAAATTCCATATTCACTTGAAAGCATTTACCAATTTATTGAAAACCAACAAAGCGATATTTATATATCCAAGCAAGTAAGATTGATAATGGATCTAAATGGAAAGGCTATCGGCTGTATTGATTTATTTGAATTTGACCCTTCCAATTACAGAGCGGGTGTTGGAATTTTGGTTGATAAGGCTGAAAGAGGTAAGGGTTATGGATTAAAAGCCTTATTAGGATTAGAAACCTATGCCAAACGATTGCATCTTCACCAACTTTATGCACATATAGGCAAAAGCAATTCATCAAGTATAAACCTGTTTATCAAAGCCGGATTTCAACCTTCTGGCGAATTAATTGACTGGATAAAAACATCAAAATCATGGGAGAATGCCATATTGATGCAAAAAATCCTTGAATAA
- a CDS encoding lipocalin family protein — MKIRIFVLLAVVFGFFGCQKDELSRAKSNLSRTWVVDKVEFGGIDTTSTWSSQFVNYTIQFTKDGKYYESYTVGGFNTQASEKGEWTLSSDALTITLNREDKQYSRAFEIILLDEANLHISKNGTTPKEEYYLKSN, encoded by the coding sequence ATGAAAATACGAATTTTTGTTTTATTGGCTGTTGTTTTTGGATTTTTTGGTTGCCAAAAAGATGAACTTTCTCGAGCCAAATCTAATTTAAGTCGTACTTGGGTCGTAGATAAAGTTGAATTTGGTGGAATTGATACCACTTCCACATGGAGTTCACAATTTGTAAATTATACCATCCAGTTTACCAAGGATGGAAAATACTATGAAAGTTATACAGTTGGTGGATTTAACACCCAGGCATCAGAGAAAGGTGAATGGACTCTTAGTTCAGATGCTCTTACTATAACTCTAAATAGGGAGGATAAACAATATAGCCGTGCTTTTGAAATTATTCTTTTGGATGAAGCCAATTTGCATATTTCAAAGAATGGAACCACTCCTAAAGAGGAGTACTATTTGAAATCCAATTAA
- a CDS encoding acyl-CoA reductase, with protein sequence MITLEQRIASFSSLGKVFEIASSGVDNNLGALIDKLKAHNGWFTPENVRFALSNWAMLLSESNIKKWVNSYSLANQSPKSIGIIMAGNIPMVGFHDLLCVLMSGNRAKVKLSSKDNVLMAEVIHTLISIQPEWSSYIQIEDGPMKDFEAVIATGSDNSARYFDYYFGKYPHIIRKNRTSIAILTGKESSNDLQQLGWDIFRYFGLGCRNVTKLYVPDQYDFTMFFDAISVFRFVLENNKYANNYDYNKAVFLLNKTPHLDNGFLLLREDAALFTPAALINYQTYANQQELQEMISTQKEAIQCCLGNQMDFNCLPFGSSQSPDLFQYADGVDTMQFLVGLS encoded by the coding sequence GTGATTACTTTAGAACAACGTATAGCAAGTTTTTCTTCCTTAGGAAAAGTTTTTGAAATTGCTTCCTCTGGTGTTGATAATAACTTAGGAGCCTTAATCGATAAATTGAAAGCTCACAATGGATGGTTTACCCCGGAGAATGTTCGATTTGCCCTTTCCAATTGGGCTATGCTTTTATCTGAAAGTAACATAAAAAAATGGGTTAATTCCTACAGTTTAGCTAACCAAAGTCCAAAATCAATTGGAATAATTATGGCTGGAAACATTCCTATGGTTGGTTTTCATGATTTACTATGCGTTCTCATGTCTGGGAATAGAGCCAAAGTGAAACTTTCATCCAAAGACAATGTACTTATGGCGGAAGTAATTCACACCTTGATTAGCATTCAACCGGAATGGAGCTCCTATATTCAAATTGAGGATGGGCCCATGAAAGATTTTGAGGCTGTTATTGCAACCGGAAGTGACAACTCCGCTCGTTACTTCGATTATTATTTTGGGAAATATCCACATATCATCCGAAAAAACCGAACATCCATAGCAATCCTTACAGGAAAAGAGTCATCCAATGATTTGCAACAACTTGGATGGGATATTTTTAGGTATTTTGGGCTGGGATGTCGCAATGTGACTAAGTTGTATGTGCCTGATCAATACGATTTTACCATGTTTTTCGATGCAATTTCTGTTTTTCGTTTCGTGCTTGAAAATAACAAATACGCTAACAACTATGATTATAACAAAGCTGTTTTCCTATTAAATAAAACTCCCCATCTTGATAATGGTTTTTTACTTCTAAGAGAAGATGCTGCCTTGTTTACTCCTGCCGCATTGATCAATTATCAAACCTATGCGAATCAACAAGAACTTCAAGAAATGATTTCTACCCAAAAGGAAGCAATTCAATGTTGTTTAGGTAATCAAATGGATTTTAATTGCCTACCTTTTGGTTCATCACAATCTCCTGATTTGTTTCAATATGCCGATGGAGTAGACACCATGCAGTTTCTTGTAGGACTTAGTTAG
- a CDS encoding glycosyltransferase family 2 protein: MKLSIVIVNYNVQHFLEQCLQSVWNAIQEIEAEVWVVDNNSVDGSVGLVKERFPWVNLIESKENLGFSKGNNLAIRQCKGEYILLLNPDTVVEQDTFLKCIQFADQHADLGGLGVYMVDGKGNFLPESKRSLPTPEVAFYKIFGLSAIFPKSRIFGKYHLGYLNSQEVHSIEVLSGAYMWLRKEALDKVGLLDEDFFMYGEDVDLSYRLILGGYKNYYVPHAKIIHYKGESTKKGSINYVVVFYKAMIQFAQKHFSGQNAALFSLLINLAIYLRAGIAIAFRFLRFSYQPLFDFILLYCGGFLITKYWATEIRTGIQYPHEFFVFALPSYIGLWLGSVYLSGGYDKPINLNKIVRGLLVGTGSILVMYALLNESYRYSRAIILFTSLWAITALLISRAVLSFLGFKDYKIDSLIKKRIVIAGNPEEANRVEQLLGKSSIQTDLVGRISPIEELGNVKGNYLGSIRQLEQIIEIYKIKEVIFCGKDFPAGHIIGLMSELAYRDLEFKIAPEETDFIIGSNSIDTAGDLYMVDINSINKPENRRKKRILDLILALAFIPLVPVSPLLGLRFSSFFNNWLQVLLGNKTWVGVPTKTGIKSRKLALLHPADGLSEPISDETTKQRLGFLYNRDYKALNDLQIIFRGFRKLG; encoded by the coding sequence GTGAAACTATCCATAGTAATAGTAAATTACAATGTCCAACATTTCTTGGAGCAATGTCTGCAATCTGTATGGAATGCAATTCAAGAAATTGAAGCAGAAGTATGGGTTGTAGACAACAACTCGGTTGATGGTTCGGTGGGATTGGTAAAAGAGCGTTTTCCTTGGGTTAACCTGATTGAAAGCAAAGAGAACTTAGGGTTTTCAAAAGGCAACAATTTGGCTATTCGTCAATGCAAGGGCGAGTATATTCTCTTATTAAATCCTGACACTGTTGTTGAGCAGGACACCTTTTTAAAATGCATTCAATTTGCTGACCAGCATGCTGATTTAGGCGGATTAGGTGTTTACATGGTTGATGGCAAAGGAAACTTTTTACCGGAAAGCAAACGCAGTTTACCAACCCCGGAAGTAGCATTTTATAAAATTTTTGGTTTATCTGCGATTTTTCCCAAAAGTCGAATTTTCGGAAAATACCATTTGGGCTACCTTAACAGCCAAGAGGTCCATTCCATTGAAGTTTTATCCGGAGCCTATATGTGGTTGCGGAAGGAAGCTTTAGACAAGGTAGGATTGCTGGATGAAGACTTTTTCATGTATGGGGAAGATGTTGACTTAAGTTACAGATTAATATTGGGAGGCTATAAGAATTATTACGTTCCTCATGCAAAAATTATTCATTACAAAGGAGAAAGCACAAAAAAAGGCAGTATAAATTATGTCGTTGTTTTTTACAAAGCAATGATACAATTTGCTCAAAAGCATTTTTCAGGTCAAAATGCAGCCCTTTTTTCATTATTAATTAACTTAGCCATATACCTTAGGGCAGGAATTGCAATTGCATTTCGATTTTTAAGATTTAGTTATCAGCCTTTATTTGATTTCATTCTTTTGTATTGCGGAGGCTTTTTAATAACCAAATATTGGGCTACAGAAATTCGAACAGGAATACAATATCCGCATGAGTTCTTTGTGTTTGCACTTCCATCATACATTGGGTTATGGCTAGGATCTGTTTATTTGAGTGGTGGCTATGACAAACCGATCAATTTAAATAAAATAGTCAGAGGCTTATTAGTTGGAACCGGAAGCATTTTAGTCATGTATGCCTTGTTAAACGAGTCTTATCGTTACAGTCGTGCCATCATTTTATTTACTTCGTTATGGGCGATAACTGCCTTGCTAATTAGCAGAGCAGTTCTAAGTTTTTTGGGATTCAAAGATTATAAAATCGACTCCTTAATTAAGAAGAGAATTGTAATTGCAGGCAATCCAGAAGAGGCGAACCGAGTTGAACAACTTCTTGGGAAATCGAGCATCCAAACCGATTTGGTTGGCCGAATTTCACCAATAGAAGAACTTGGCAATGTTAAAGGCAACTACCTTGGAAGTATCCGTCAATTGGAGCAGATTATTGAAATTTACAAAATTAAAGAAGTAATATTTTGTGGCAAGGACTTTCCTGCAGGACATATTATTGGTTTAATGTCAGAGTTAGCCTATCGTGATTTAGAATTTAAAATAGCCCCGGAAGAAACTGATTTTATTATTGGAAGCAACAGTATTGATACAGCAGGAGACTTATACATGGTTGATATCAATTCCATTAACAAACCCGAAAACAGGAGAAAAAAAAGAATTTTGGATTTAATTTTAGCCCTTGCTTTCATTCCATTAGTACCTGTTTCCCCATTATTAGGTCTACGTTTTTCTTCTTTTTTTAACAATTGGTTGCAGGTACTACTTGGAAACAAGACTTGGGTAGGAGTTCCAACCAAAACAGGAATAAAATCCAGAAAATTAGCCTTGTTGCATCCTGCAGATGGTTTGTCAGAACCAATATCAGACGAGACAACGAAACAACGTTTGGGTTTTTTATATAACAGAGATTACAAAGCACTTAATGACTTACAAATCATTTTTAGAGGATTCAGAAAATTAGGATAA
- a CDS encoding 4Fe-4S dicluster domain-containing protein produces MAIMITDECINCGACEPECPNNAIYEGGAEWRFSDGTSIKGIYTSKLGFSAEANAAQEPKKMDTYYIVSDKCTECVGFHDEPQCAAVCPVDCCVDDPDFRESQEQLLEKKASMHA; encoded by the coding sequence ATGGCAATAATGATTACAGACGAATGCATCAATTGTGGTGCATGCGAGCCGGAATGTCCAAACAACGCAATTTATGAAGGAGGGGCCGAATGGAGATTTTCAGATGGAACCTCAATTAAAGGCATCTATACCAGCAAATTAGGGTTTTCAGCAGAAGCAAATGCAGCCCAGGAGCCAAAGAAAATGGATACTTATTATATTGTTAGTGATAAGTGTACAGAATGTGTTGGGTTTCATGACGAACCACAATGTGCTGCCGTTTGTCCGGTTGATTGCTGCGTAGATGATCCCGATTTTAGGGAGTCGCAAGAGCAATTGCTAGAGAAAAAAGCATCAATGCATGCTTAA
- a CDS encoding LEA type 2 family protein, producing the protein MKKIGLALNIVILFLLAGCKPLQTPIIKGLDGYKVNKMKASDMEIILNLRIENPNDYKIVLADYDLDITLNGLSIGKAKAKENVVFEPNKENSYPFTIHTDLKSVLAQILPSLSLFTGGKQIELKLNGYIRAKAHGIGKKIPIQLEQKIDMSKLLNQ; encoded by the coding sequence ATGAAAAAAATCGGACTAGCCCTCAACATAGTGATTCTATTCCTTCTTGCAGGTTGTAAACCATTGCAAACCCCAATAATTAAAGGACTTGACGGATACAAGGTGAATAAAATGAAGGCTTCGGATATGGAAATCATTCTAAACCTTAGAATTGAAAATCCGAATGATTATAAAATTGTACTAGCCGACTACGATTTGGATATTACCTTAAATGGCTTATCCATCGGGAAAGCCAAAGCCAAAGAAAATGTTGTATTTGAACCCAACAAAGAAAACAGTTATCCATTTACCATCCATACCGATTTAAAATCCGTTTTGGCTCAAATTCTGCCAAGTCTTTCCTTATTTACCGGAGGAAAGCAAATAGAATTAAAACTCAATGGATACATTCGGGCCAAAGCCCATGGCATAGGCAAGAAAATCCCTATTCAATTGGAACAAAAAATTGATATGAGTAAACTTCTCAACCAATAA
- a CDS encoding M50 family metallopeptidase, whose amino-acid sequence MAFLCVILIRLPIVGVFFRAWCTLIHEVSHALAALVLSQEVKHIHLEKDLSGTAFVGGGNKLSNTLIALVGYLGASSIGFAWSLLLIKGKFSYFPFFLFPIGVVSLLFWIRNSFGILWILGQLAVLGGLYFYSQPVLLTLFCGIVTWSLVGEAFYSNWIILKLSYSNPKQAGDSTLLHKFTSIPSLFWGILFFTFGFYLFLSSIGLLFWKWVHLPYLLGTWILG is encoded by the coding sequence ATGGCATTCTTATGTGTCATCCTTATCAGGTTACCAATTGTAGGTGTATTCTTCAGGGCCTGGTGTACCTTAATACACGAAGTTTCCCATGCTTTGGCAGCATTGGTTTTAAGTCAAGAAGTTAAGCATATCCATTTAGAAAAAGATCTTTCCGGAACCGCTTTTGTTGGTGGGGGAAACAAGTTATCCAATACTCTTATTGCCTTGGTAGGATATTTGGGAGCATCCAGTATTGGCTTTGCCTGGAGTTTATTGTTAATAAAAGGAAAATTCAGTTATTTCCCATTTTTCTTGTTTCCAATTGGGGTTGTTTCTTTGCTATTTTGGATAAGAAATAGTTTTGGAATACTTTGGATCCTTGGGCAACTTGCAGTTTTGGGAGGATTATATTTTTACAGTCAACCTGTTTTACTTACCTTATTTTGTGGAATAGTTACTTGGAGTTTGGTAGGTGAAGCATTCTACTCCAACTGGATCATTTTGAAATTAAGTTATTCCAATCCCAAGCAAGCCGGGGACAGCACTCTTTTGCATAAATTCACCTCGATTCCAAGTTTATTTTGGGGTATTTTGTTTTTCACTTTTGGATTTTACCTTTTCTTGTCCTCCATTGGGCTATTATTCTGGAAGTGGGTACATCTGCCCTATTTATTGGGAACTTGGATATTAGGCTAA
- a CDS encoding YceI family protein, with amino-acid sequence MKKIFLSLLVLGFSGLGMAQNFKISKGKLSFFSETPVENIDAHSENLVSVITPSRKVALSVPVTTFQFKNALMQEHFNEKYIESEKFPTATFSGVIDQEIDLNLKGSYTGTVTGKLKMHGVEKTYTVPVKINIPYEGHIEVEALFMVKIADHGIQVPELVFEKIAQEIKITFKASYDLKVEIKTK; translated from the coding sequence ATGAAAAAAATATTTCTTTCCCTTCTAGTACTAGGTTTTTCTGGCTTAGGAATGGCACAAAACTTTAAGATCAGTAAAGGCAAATTAAGTTTCTTCTCCGAAACACCGGTTGAGAACATCGATGCTCATAGTGAAAATTTAGTTTCGGTAATCACCCCTTCCAGGAAAGTGGCTTTATCGGTGCCAGTTACTACTTTTCAATTTAAGAACGCTTTGATGCAGGAACACTTTAATGAAAAATATATTGAAAGTGAAAAATTCCCTACTGCCACATTTTCCGGGGTTATCGATCAGGAAATTGATTTGAATTTAAAAGGTAGTTATACCGGAACAGTTACAGGAAAATTAAAAATGCATGGGGTAGAAAAAACCTATACCGTTCCAGTTAAGATAAATATACCCTATGAAGGCCACATTGAGGTGGAAGCCTTATTTATGGTAAAAATAGCAGATCATGGTATTCAAGTTCCTGAATTAGTTTTTGAGAAAATTGCTCAAGAAATTAAAATTACGTTTAAAGCTTCCTATGACTTAAAAGTGGAAATAAAAACCAAATAA
- the nhaD gene encoding sodium:proton antiporter NhaD — MITLIPAIFILGYLAIAFEHSIHINKTASALLAGVLCWTFYILSGIEEIHTVMELLSHHLGAISEILFFLLGAMTIVELVDAHHGFKIITDRIQTRNSISLLWIIAFVSFFLSAVLDNLTTSIVMVSLLRKLVHKGQKRLLMSAVVIIAANSGGAWSPIGDVTTTMLWIGGQISAFHIIKAVFLPSMISLIVPLALFSYQLRKDKDLPVLEKSTSQTPDGSTLMFFLGLGSLLFVPIFKTITHLPPYMGILLGLSVVWIASEIIHKDKDEEAKRPFSAGHALSKIDSSSVLFFLGILLAISCLESLGLLARLAVWMDQEIGNQSVIVTSIGVASAIIDNVPLVAASMGMYPLSAYPMDHSLWEMMAYCAGTGGSILIIGSAAGVAVMGMEKIDFIWYLKRVSLVALIGYLAGTFTYILLS, encoded by the coding sequence ATGATTACTCTTATTCCTGCCATTTTTATACTTGGATATTTGGCAATTGCCTTTGAACATTCCATCCATATTAATAAAACTGCCTCTGCCTTACTTGCCGGTGTGCTTTGCTGGACTTTTTATATTCTCTCCGGAATAGAAGAAATTCATACTGTTATGGAGCTTCTTTCACACCATCTTGGAGCCATTTCTGAAATCTTGTTTTTTCTTCTTGGAGCAATGACTATCGTGGAATTGGTTGATGCTCACCATGGATTTAAGATCATTACCGATCGAATCCAAACCAGAAATTCTATTTCCTTACTATGGATTATTGCCTTTGTTTCATTTTTTCTCTCTGCAGTACTTGATAATCTAACAACATCCATTGTTATGGTTTCTTTGCTTCGAAAATTAGTACACAAAGGTCAAAAAAGACTGCTTATGTCTGCTGTAGTTATTATTGCCGCAAATTCAGGTGGAGCCTGGTCTCCAATTGGCGACGTTACCACCACCATGCTCTGGATCGGTGGCCAAATAAGTGCGTTTCATATTATAAAGGCCGTTTTTTTACCTAGCATGATAAGCCTTATTGTTCCACTGGCGTTATTTTCTTATCAACTTAGAAAAGACAAAGATTTACCTGTTTTGGAGAAATCAACTTCCCAAACTCCCGATGGCAGCACACTTATGTTTTTTCTCGGCCTGGGTTCTTTGCTGTTTGTGCCAATCTTTAAAACTATCACTCACTTGCCCCCTTATATGGGTATTTTACTTGGGCTGTCAGTCGTTTGGATTGCTTCCGAAATTATTCACAAAGACAAAGATGAAGAAGCAAAACGTCCTTTTTCTGCAGGTCATGCCCTAAGTAAAATCGATAGCTCTTCAGTGCTATTTTTTCTCGGTATTTTGTTAGCCATTAGTTGCCTGGAAAGCCTGGGGCTTTTAGCTCGTTTGGCCGTTTGGATGGATCAAGAAATTGGTAATCAGTCTGTTATTGTTACGTCGATTGGAGTTGCTTCTGCCATTATTGATAATGTGCCTTTGGTTGCAGCCAGCATGGGTATGTATCCTTTAAGCGCCTACCCCATGGATCATTCTCTGTGGGAAATGATGGCCTATTGTGCCGGAACCGGCGGTAGCATTTTGATTATAGGTTCAGCCGCTGGTGTTGCGGTCATGGGTATGGAAAAAATTGATTTTATCTGGTATCTGAAACGTGTGAGTTTAGTAGCTTTAATTGGTTATTTGGCAGGCACTTTTACCTATATTTTGCTTTCCTAA